The Felis catus isolate Fca126 chromosome B2, F.catus_Fca126_mat1.0, whole genome shotgun sequence region CCCAGCATCCATAGCTTTCCCTAGAAGGGGATCTGCTGGGCTCACCCTCCTGGTTCAGTGCCCTTCCCGGCTTTGCAGTCTGTCGCCATAATATGGCCGATGCTCTGCAGATTTCCAAACCCCTCTGCAGCAGCTGCTGGAGGAACAGGGGCTTGTGCCTATAGGACTCCTCCACTGTCTGACCACAATGGCCACTGTTCCAAGGACATGACAGGGAGAAAAGGGCCATCCTTCTTGATATTTAGGATGCTAGGCCAtcatgtggtttgtttttttctccccagttttGGGAGGTCATCAGTGATGAGCATGGGATCGACCCCACTGGCAGTTACCATGGAGACAGTGACTTGCAGCTGGAGAGAATCAATGTGTACTACAACGAAGCTGCTGGTGattatttcagtgttttttgtttggttttgtttttttgcccagTCAACCTTGCTTTGCATACCGTGGCAGACGGCATGTGCTAGGAACATACAAATGCCAAAGACATGCTTCttgcattcattttaaatgtcaacTGGCAAAAATACACTTTATAGTTCCTTACGACTCCTGCATGTTTGCCATGACTAAGCATGCCATCATCTCTTTTAAAGCAGAAAAGCACCTCTGCTCACTTTTGCCTCAGATGCTAGAATTTTCTCTAATGATTCTGCCGTGAAAGGCACATAGAGCACAGTCTTGCCTGTGATTCCCTTGCCCACTGCAGGTCTAAGTCTGGCTCTGTTCCCCACAGGTAACAAATACGTACCTCGGGCCATCCTGGTGGATCTGGAGCCAGGCACCATGGACTCGGTCAGGTCTGGACCATTTGGCCAGATCTTCAGGCCAGACAACTTCGTGTTCGGTATGTAGTCCTGATCCGTGGCAAATGGCTCAGTGAGTCTCCTTTCTCAACACTGTGGAAATCACCGTTCTTGGTGCTGAATGCTAAGGTGGAGATTGTGTGTCCACGGACAGCCTTGGGTCCTGGCCACTTCTCTGGCCCCTCTCTGGGCAGCTCAAAGAGCTGTCAGCCTGCAGAGGGCTTCTATGGTGCTCCTACTACAGAGCAGCCCGTGGCAGTAAAGAATACTGAGTAGTGATGAACCTTCCAACAGGAAGGTTAACAGGCTGCCGGTAATGTCAGAGGGCCCGAGGCAGCAGGTAACCATTTCAGGAAGCCAAAGGCCAAAGGCACAGGTTGTGACCAGAAGTGGAGACAGCAGCTTGGAGCCCATCTTCCTTTTGGATCATATTGTACCCTTGCCCTTGCCTGTTTACTAAACCTATTCACAGAAGCTTCCTGTTCCTAATTTTAAAACCAGTTGGGTTTTGTTAAACCGTCTTCTTGATCAGTTAATAACTCCATATGAATAAACTTGCTTATGATCTCCAGTGTTTTTGAAGATCATGGATGTATAGAAAATTTTCTGTAAGAAAGCATATCTAAAAGAGAAGAATCTGCAATTCCAAGATTAGTCTATAgtcaaaatgaaagaattcagatTTCCTTATGTTTTAGTGTCTAATattctcctttccctctggcaGGCCAGAGCGGTGCTGGAAACAACTGGGCAAAGGGCCACTACACAGAGGGAGCCGAGCTGGTCGACTCGGTCCTGGACGTGGTGAGGAAGGAATCAGAAAGCTGTGACTGTCTGCAGGGCTTCCAGCTGACCCACTCGCTGGGGGGCGGCACAGGGTCAGGGATGGGCACCCTGCTCATCAGCAAGATCCGGGAGGAGTACCCCGACCGCATCATGAACACCTTCAGCGTCATGCCCTCGCCCAAGGTGTCAGACACGGTGGTCGAGCCCTACAACGCCACCCTGTCGGTGCACCAGCTAGTGGAGAACACAGATGAAACCTACTCCATTGACAACGAGGCTCTGTACGACATCTGCTTCCGTACCCTGAAACTGACCACCCCCACGTACGGCGACCTCAACCACCTGGTGTCGGCCACCATGAGCGGGGTGACCACCTGCCTGCGCTTCCCGGGCCAGCTGAACGCCGACCTGCGCAAGCTGGCCGTGAACATGGTGCCCTTCCCGCGCCTGCACTTCTTCATGCCCGGCTTCGCGCCGCTCACCAGCCGGGGCAGCCAGCAGTACCGCGCGCTGACGGTGCCCGAGCTGACCCAGCAGATGTTCGACTCCAAGAACATGATGGCCGCGTGCGACCCGCGCCACGGCCGCTACCTGACCGTGGCTGCCATCTTCCGCGGCCGCATGTCCATGAAGGAGGTGGACGAGCAGATGC contains the following coding sequences:
- the TUBB2A gene encoding tubulin beta-2A chain, which translates into the protein MREIVHIQAGQCGNQIGAKFWEVISDEHGIDPTGSYHGDSDLQLERINVYYNEAAGNKYVPRAILVDLEPGTMDSVRSGPFGQIFRPDNFVFGQSGAGNNWAKGHYTEGAELVDSVLDVVRKESESCDCLQGFQLTHSLGGGTGSGMGTLLISKIREEYPDRIMNTFSVMPSPKVSDTVVEPYNATLSVHQLVENTDETYSIDNEALYDICFRTLKLTTPTYGDLNHLVSATMSGVTTCLRFPGQLNADLRKLAVNMVPFPRLHFFMPGFAPLTSRGSQQYRALTVPELTQQMFDSKNMMAACDPRHGRYLTVAAIFRGRMSMKEVDEQMLNVQNKNSSYFVEWIPNNVKTAVCDIPPRGLKMSATFIGNSTAIQELFKRISEQFTAMFRRKAFLHWYTGEGMDEMEFTEAESNMNDLVSEYQQYQDATADEQGEFEEEEGEDEA